A window of Centropristis striata isolate RG_2023a ecotype Rhode Island chromosome 13, C.striata_1.0, whole genome shotgun sequence genomic DNA:
TAAGTGCCACTGGCAGTCCTTAACAAAAGTGTCTCAATGGTCAAAATAAACTATCCATAAACTTTCCTTACAAGgatatgtgaaaaaaattgagGACACCAGGTGGCCGATAACATGAAAATGTTTAGGATTAACTGGCCTTGTGAtagaaaaatatgtgaaaacacagacaaagagGTTTCACATGCCTCTATCTTACCCTCTTtgctcctgctgctctctgTGGAAGCAGACAGTTTGTGAAGCGGGCTCCATGGACAAGAAGGTGGTGCTGATCACAGGCTGCTCCTCGGGGATCGGCCTCAGCCTGGCTGTCCGGCTGGCCTCTGACCCCGGAAAAACATTCAAAGGTAACCACCATTgctgtcttttgttttaatCCTCAAGTGCTTAAGTGTGttcttagagtgagtttgcacTAGGTCAGTTATTATGGATGTTAAGAACCTTCTAATCAGATAGTATTGAAGCTTCTGCAACATATAAGTGATTTGTGacagcaaaacatttaaaagctttGTGTGAACTGTATCAAGACATGCCACTAAGTGCTGCTTTCTGTTTAGTGTATGCCACGATGAGAAACCTGGCCAAGAAAGAGCGTCTTTTAGAGTGTGTGAAAAGTCTGCACAAGGACACCCTGGATATACTCCAAATGGACGTGACCGACCGGCAGTCCATCCGGGATGCAAGAGACAGAGTTGTGGAGAAACGAGTGGACATTCTGGGTATGCTCTagtgtcagtgtgttttcatcaagatttAATCTTTGTGTTTTAACAGGCTTTTTCTCACTAATCACAGTGTGCAATGCTGGTGTGGGTTTGATGGGGCCACTCGAGGTGCAGTCCTTGGACTCGATGAGGCAGATTCTGGAGGTCAACCTCCTCGGTACCATCCAGACCATCCAGGCTTTCCTGCCGGAGATGAAGGCTCAGAGCCAGGGCCGGATTCTGGTCACTGGGAGCACTGGAGGGCTTCACGGTGAGACGAGCACATGTTTGAGGAATGCCAAAAGTGTTCCACATGTGCAGTTTTTCTTACGATTTGACGGAAATCACAAGAACAAATTGGAGGAGTGGATGCTTGCTGCCGTGCATGAAATTGCCAAAACACCCAAACTTTGTGCTTCATGCTCTCTTACAGGTCTTCCCTTTAATGAGGTGTACTGTGCCAGTAAGTTTGCAATCGAGGGAGCATGTGAGAGTTTGGCTGTCCTCCTGCAACACTTCAATATCCAGTAAGTTTTAATATCTTCCTGCATCTTGTCCCCTTATCTTAAAGGCTGTAAATGTTAATTATGCTTCACCCTGCAGTGTGAGTCTCATTGAGTGTGGTCCGGTCAACACTGACTTCCTGGTCAACCTGCAGAAGGCGGAGCTTGGGGACACGTCTCTCCAAGAGGTCGACGCTCTCACAGTCAACCTCTATGAAAAGTACCTGCAGCACTGTGGCTCAGTTTTCCAAAACGCAGCACAGGACACTGAGGACATTGTAAAGGTATAAGATCAACAAAATGCACGaataaaaatagcaataaaaagatccataaaaaaagacaaaatataaacacagcTATAGTAAGTACATACGGTGCTCATGTCTCAAGTTTCTTGTTGGCATAATAGTATATCtgtatctgaaaaaaaaacaggtatttattatttttaatgatgtcagttttttttagtaaataaataaatcagtaatAAAGTTAATTATGAAGCATTTTATCTAGCAGTAGCACTTAGTTACAGTTTatttgggaaaaaataaaaataatgggaaAAACACTTTATCATGCTGGAGGTGGGTCCGCTTTGTGCATGACTTTGAAcctctcctttaaaataatatgCACACTTCCACACTTCCAATTTATTAATGCACAGCATGTTTGTTAagttactttacttaagtacaaataaTAACTTACAAATTTGTTTAACAGCTACTAATTACTTTGCAGTTTCGGATTTTACGTACAGAATCTATGATGAGCTTATGAAATATGATGCACAGTTATAGATTGCACATTAACTATAATTATCATCCAAATGTATAATTATATAACAGAGAGAACTtttaaagtgcatttttctGCTTATACtaatgtacttttattttcacatgatGTTCAGCTGAAGTAACATCTGCATCATACTTTCATTCATAATTATGTATTAACCCacaagaacccatggtgacgcccgtgtaacaaacactttaaatcttctagaatctcccatattcagctttatgtttcaccttaactcattaaatccctaagtgacacatactcaacaccctggtgtggtggtcatgtgactgtgacaagaagtgacttctccaaaatatgtgtgtgactgggaacagaaatgtgaaaaagtagctaatttcaaaaagcttatttttttgttacgaggcttaatttaaacccatttaaaaaTTCTAATCAGTTATTAGGGAACTGAACAAatgaaagtcacatttttgatatatgttatggagatgcaaagaaaaaggcaaatggttatttgtttttatttattattgatttattcttattttgttactaaaaaacaaatctgaaaaataatttgttgttaaacagcactattaatgtcacaattttgataaatgtggagatgcaaaaaaaaggcaaatttgtgtttctgtaagcagaaaatttgtctagttttttaaatttataataaaaaatattgaggatataaataatataatatatataaacgcCAAATGTCACACCACAtatcttttttacatttacatttaggggtagatttaaaaaaaaaaaaaaaaaacccatcataaatgtgttttatgtggtccacttggtctgtggtagatcccccataattttcctttaaggattactggttctgggttcttatgggttaagttgcTTTTACTTCATCCGGAAACTGGCATACTGTAGGTTGAGTTTATCACAGCAAATTGACCTCTACATCTAACCGCATTGGGGcgtgttggtttgtttgtcttgaAGGTATTTCTGGAAGCCATCAGGTCACCCAGCCCTGCATTCAGATATTTCACCAGCGGCGATGTGCCACCTCTCACCAAACTGAAGGTCAAAGAGCCAGACGGCTCGCAGTACATCAGCGCTTTGAGCAAACTCATATTCCCAGCTGAGGAACAATAATGCTGCCTTTATTTCAGTCAAGCTACAACAtgcttttgtctttctttatatgCACAGGTTAATATCAGTTTTGATTCCAAGAACTGTGACTCACTTTGGTTACTTAACTGAAAAGGGCAGTGAGTTCAAAGTTTTGTGAGTTCACAGGATGCAGCGACTCcatgcttctatttttgtcacttatcaaaagttacataaattacaacaataaaaatacataaatataaaaaagaccaTTTTTATGGTTGGTTGAGAAATATTTCTCTGGGGTTTTTAGTGACACAGCATGCAGGTTTCGCATTCCTGGTGTTTGATAGTGCTCTAACCACTCGCTCGGCATATTTTCACAGGGCTTGGCGTGCTTACTGACAAGATCTTACCACATTGTTGAAGGCAGAACACTCCGGGAAGTCTTGTAtgatttttttgatttgctaTTTTACGAGAAGAGAAAATACTTCCTCGTTACAAAgcatgacatttaaaataagttatGAGTTTCTTCACTGGCGGTGAAAGAGAAAATGTGCAAGATTTTTTGTCTATAGcctaaattattttctttgttgtatttcttttctAGTGTCGCTAAACTGCTTGCCTTAAAATTCCCCTTGAgggataaatgaataaaatatttgaattgaattgaaatgttGCCATGATTGCTATAAAAACAGAGGTAAAGTGTCATGATGAGTAtaaggaagaaaataaacagtGCTCAAATCCAGCATTTTTCCCATAATGTAAATTGGCCTGTTCATTGAAATGTCAGATTAATAATCAGGAAATAtggtacaaaaaaagaaaagaaagaacagaAATATAAACGGAAATATTCTTTCACCTGGAGGTGGATGCTCTTTTTGTCCTCTGGTACTCTGTACATATTGCcctaagaaaaacacaaacaggtggTGTAATACTGTTTATTCTAGGGTGGTTCTGTTTTTAGATGTGGCTTTTTAATCCTtagaatctaaaaaaaaaaagatagtttGCACACTTTACATATGTTGGATGAATATAAATCTCAACAGTTACCTGTCACAGTTAATGTCACAGCGGTCTGCCTGATTTAGAGTCATTATTATTGGTTAAAATGAAGGTGGTGAAGGTTTTGTGGTATACTAATATGTTTtagtttgtcattatttttctcatttctttaGACCACTTATATGTCATACTTTGTGTGACATATAAACAGTTAAGTTCTTTGGCTGGTTGAATGAAGGCCTGTCAATGATTAATACATCTGATAAGAGCATGTGAACTGAAAACGTATATTCTGTGACATCTTCACAAACCAGTGACATCAATGCAGTGACGTTATGAACCCGTAGTAGTCCTGACACAACATActgcacaaacagacaaaaaaaggaatttaGTTCTAATCtaaaagaagacatttaaaatctgtatacataaaaaaaaacacgtatGAAATGTCTTTCTAAGGAAGGAAGTTTTTAGTCTCTTCAATCACTGAACTGTATAAAGGCTGAACAAGGGCCAGCTGGAACAGCAACCATCCTCTGTGTAACGTTTTGGATCCAGCTGGGACTGTTAAGCCCATGAGAATGTTCGCTTATAACCTGAGACGGGTTAGCCTGTCTGTGCGTCTATGTGTTACGTTTCCGACCTTTCTTTGATAGGATTGACTCAGGGTGGTTCTTAAATCCGTCCCTGATCAAGTGCCCTAATTCCAGTCTGAAGATCCTGAAATGGATCCTGTACTACCAGTTCTGGCTTTAATACTGCAGCACCCAGAGGTGTCAGCCTCTTCAGAGCCTGCAGTATCAGGCAGAATACAATGAGAGTAAATTTAGTTTGCTATGCTGCTGGCATTACAAGTCTGCTTCAAGCTCAGTTCATTTAAATGTAGAtgatgactttttttcccctgaagcACCAAAGTCCAGGTGAATCATGCACACTGCATGTGATTGCTTGTTCACCAGTCCAGCCAGACACATTATCATTTAGACTTTGGCTTGCTCATAGAAACCTCTCAAAATCCTGTGAACTCAGCTGTTAATTATTTCAGTGAGTTGTAGTATGAGCCACATCTGCTTACAGCAAGCAACAAATCTGTATTTCCTTATTTTCTTTTGGGTGAAAATATCAATTATGATGCATCatctatatttttcattttcaatttgcTTGATAAATTGAATCAAtatttgtttaatattcttgtttgtatttttgtttttatagtttattattaaataaacataaaatgctAAACAGAattatattaacaataaaaaaaagtgcaaaatgaataattaaaaatcaataaaatgtaataataaaaagaaaactaatattttataaattatttttgacatatattcatttGATTTTATCTTCAAATTGATGAGCTTTCGTTTTTTGTAAacattctctttttttcatttaacaattGGCCCCATCTTTTTGGGAATTGAGGTTGTACTATAACATAACATATCAAATGTGTGCAATATAATATGAGCAACAACTTACGAaatgttttacaaaataaaatcagaaaaatgtATGGACCTGTGTATTGCAGTACTCAGTGGCTGCTGCTACCCctatgtcaaataaaaaataaaatgatcaatttattaCAATGAAAGACAGAACAATtctttacctattttttgttcaaacaatatctcattgtacaccaTAGACTGTTGTACACAAAAgtaacccagaatgtgtacattgtatattaatttaattgtgcgataaaagcttgtgtgtatatatataaaaaagatgattctcaactttcaaaataaaataaaaaagtaattgtgcacaaaaatgagaaatgtcattgtcgtacaaaaataatagttattgttggtaagtctcattgtttcaattaATGAATTTGTATCTTACcaatatacttatatatatatatatatatatatatatataaaatcagctaaaataaaggttcaCAAAGGTTGCCCTTTCTTAgaccattaaccctctggagtccacaaaagcgccggagcataacttcttcatgacgtcatgatgtaaaaacgaagcagcatggagccctgctttcagcttttctctaaagttttggcttttccgaAAGTtttcatgtccaatttagtgcgtcaactcttttaccgcaaaggttaaaatcaccacaacaagtgtaaaattattttacttttttgcagagatttttcaaattttgcagtgtacgtttcaacatatttaatgtaatttgtgtttactgctttttctaggattttggggtatttttttgtttttttgtaattttttcagttttgtgttttttgttattttttgtgttttccgtttgtttgtttttttaataatattttgtgtgtttttgtgtgtttttttgtgtttcaaaatgttgatccagtaagtcaaaatgacaaaaataataatcaggtgaggttgtgctgaaaaagataaTACCAGTATGGCATggtaatcattatttaagttgcatatgcaagcagaatgaaaaagagtaaaaaaaaacaacaacaacaaaatagccccaaactccaatgGGTTAATATACATTTCAACCAGCTCCTGCATCTCAATtgataaatacaatataattcaaattatattaaaatttaaatttaaatttaaataatacattgtaaaagaaaaaaaaagtaaatcttgTCAGTCATTTAAAACATACATATCACATGAATATATTTAATTGGCCCTTTTGTGCATTCAGGAATCCCCTGTAATTCATAACTTTTAAACTTCATCAGTCcttctctctgattggctgcagttTCCCGTTACGTCACAGCTGTTCTTATCTGTTGAGTGAAGCGACTCATGAGACAGAACAAAGCCgggttgctgctgctgtcgctGGGCTGAAAACACCGACGTCTCCCTCCTGAAAAGCAGTGTGTtagttgaatttttttaaataaagaaatcatGACCAACAAAACGACTCCTCTGC
This region includes:
- the hsd17b1 gene encoding estradiol 17-beta-dehydrogenase 1, with the translated sequence MDKKVVLITGCSSGIGLSLAVRLASDPGKTFKVYATMRNLAKKERLLECVKSLHKDTLDILQMDVTDRQSIRDARDRVVEKRVDILVCNAGVGLMGPLEVQSLDSMRQILEVNLLGTIQTIQAFLPEMKAQSQGRILVTGSTGGLHGLPFNEVYCASKFAIEGACESLAVLLQHFNIHVSLIECGPVNTDFLVNLQKAELGDTSLQEVDALTVNLYEKYLQHCGSVFQNAAQDTEDIVKVFLEAIRSPSPAFRYFTSGDVPPLTKLKVKEPDGSQYISALSKLIFPAEEQ